The proteins below come from a single Aegilops tauschii subsp. strangulata cultivar AL8/78 chromosome 6, Aet v6.0, whole genome shotgun sequence genomic window:
- the LOC109759901 gene encoding uncharacterized protein, which produces MTPDSNPLLCVSSTAHRALSLHCTTPPRSAVINVQDEAPLHQKKRPLAPRTREPPSSIVCTGHCRSEPPHIEVAPARSDLSGGQTTHDPTQPPGPPCRHHTLLPSKPASSTGGEPDLAACQTQQPSSAGQPQEAHNSRPANLQGSPEPPRSDAGDAGDAQEDAHLGFRTLRPELAHQLFDEMLRQPVPVSARALNGLFVALVRAPPSTACTNASALAIDLFNRMAQAGRRQVTAPTIYTYNILIDCCHRACCPDLGPAFFGRRLKTGIPTDIITYSNLFKCLCDMKRTEEALGVLLHRMPDDLPDVISYSVILKSFCDNGRSQLALDLLRMMAEKGSDHSPSVVSYSMVIDGFFKEGEISKACDLFHEMMQQGVVPDVVTYSSVIDALCKARAMDKAEVVLRSMVHNGVQPDAVTYNCLIQGYSTLGQLKEVARLLKVMRSQGVMPSVVTYTSLMDYLCKHGRTKEAQEIFYSMAVNGQKPDIVAYCTMLYGYSIEGSLVDMIDLCELMARDGVVPNLRCFNILINAYAKHGMMDVALLFFEDMLKQGVKPNEFTYLTVISAFCKMGRMDDAMEKFREMIDMGVPVDTEVYMCMVEGYFKNGDSVKANDFITKMKNKDIPNRPQKGN; this is translated from the exons atgacgccagacagcaaCCCCCTCCTGTGCGTGTCCAGCACCGCGCATCGGGCGCTGAGTCTCCACTGCACCACGCCGCCGAGATCCGCCGTCATCAATGTGcaggatgaagcaccgctccaccaaaaaAAACGCCCGCTGGCCCCTCGAACCCGT GAACCTCCATCAAGCATCGTGTGCACGGGTCACTGCCGATCTGAGCCGCCGCACATCGAGGTCGCACCGGCCAGATCAGATCTGTCCGGAGGGCAAACCACACATGACCCGACCCAACCACCAGGCCCTCCATGCCGCCACCACACCTTGCTGCCGTCGAAGCCGGCCAGCAGCACCGGCGGTGAGCCAGATCTGGCCGCCTGCCAGACCCAGCAACCCTCCTCCGCAGGGCAGCCACAAGAGGCGCACAACTCCCGGCCAGCAAACCTGCAG GGTTCCCCCGAGCCGCCCAGGAGCGACGCGGGGGACGCGGGGGACGCTCAAGAGGACGCCCATCTGGGCTTCAGAACGCTCAGGCCAGAGCTCGCGCACCAACTGTTCGATGAAATGCTGCGCCAACCTGTCCCAGTATCAGCGCGTGCACTCAACGGCTTATTTGTTGCACTCGTGCGTGCGCCGCCCTCAACCGCCTGCACCAATGCCTCTGCCCTCGCCATCGATCTCTTCAACCGCATGGCCCAAGCAGGTCGTCGCCAGGTGACAGCGCCCACCATTTACACCTACAATATACTAATTGACTGCTGCCATCGAGCATGCTGCCCGGACCTAGGGCCTGCCTTCTTCGGCCGCCGCCTCAAGACAGGCATACCGACGGACATCATTACCTACAGCAACTTATTCAAGTGCCTCTGCGACATGAAGCGCACGGAGGAGGCTTTGGGCGTGCTGCTCCACAGGATGCCCGATGACCTGCCTGATGTCATCTCCTACTCAGTAATTCTCAAGAGTTTCTGTGACAATGGTAGGAGCCAGCTCGCGCTTGACCTGCTCCGGATGATGGCCGAAAAAGGATCTGACCACTCCCCCAGCGTGGTGTCATACAGCATGGTAATCGATGGTTTCTTCAAGGAGGGTGAAATAAGCAAAGCATGTGATCTATTCCATGAAATGATGCAGCAGGGGGTTGTGCCCGATGTGGTGACGTATAGCTCCGTTATCGATGCTCTGTGCAAAGCAAGAGCAATGGACAAGGCAGAGGTGGTTCTTCGATCAATGGTTCATAATGGTGTCCAACCAGATGCTGTGACATATAATTGCCTGATCCAAGGATATTCGACTTTGGGACAGTTGAAAGAAGTCGCTAGGTTGTTGAAAGTGATGAGAAGCCAAGGTGTTATGCCAAGCGTTGTTACCTACACCTCACTCATGGACTACCTTTGCAAGCATGGAAGAACCAAAGAAGCTCAGGAAATATTTTATTCCATGGCTGTGAATGGGCAAAAACCTGATATTGTCGCATACTGTACTATGCTCTATGGGTACTCTATAGAAGGATCCCTTGTTGATATGATCGATCTCTGTGAGCTGATGGCAAGAGATGGAGTTGTACCCAACCTCCGTTGTTTCAACATACTGATTAATGCATATGCTAAGCATGGAATGATGGATGTGGCCCTGCTTTTCTTCGAAGATATGTTGAAGCAGGGGGTGAAGCCTAATGAATTCACTTATTTAACTGTGATATCTGCATTTTGCAAGATGGGCAGGATGGATGATGCGATGGAAAAATTCCGTGAGATGATTGATATGGGAGTACCAGTTGACACAGAAGTTTACATGTGCATGGTTGAGGGTTATTTTAAAAATGGTGATTCAGTGAAAGCCAATGATTTTATTACCaaaatgaagaacaaggatattCCAAATAGGCCGCAGAAGGGTAATTGA
- the LOC109759900 gene encoding uncharacterized protein, translating into MDSGDEFFFHHFICSSDDSSSDDEDLVVAALVVHDHIQRQLPRYRGSLPGRAPNLNRNRERGHTLLYVYYFANTPLFKSDKFRRRFRMAKHVFNCIREGVVAHDPYFECKTDALGKLGFSSYQKCTTAIRMLAYGIPGDLVDEYVRMSETICLMSMYKFCQAVIEVFGPEYLRQPTAADTERLLATNTARGFPGMLGSIDYMHREWKNCPFAWQGQYKGHVKACSVILEAMASQDLWIWHSFFGMAGSHNDINVLQCSAVFARLAEGHSPPVNFEINNHQYNKGYYLADGIYPQWSTFVKTISNPKVRRERDLPKCKRVQERMWNMLLVCFNPGGVSFETLHCHEMKGSFGR; encoded by the coding sequence ATGGACAGTGGAGATGAGTTTTTCTTCCACCACTTCATTTGTTCATCGGACGATTCGTCGTCGGATGATGAAGATCTTGTGGTGGCTGCACTGGTCGTTCACGACCACATTCAACGGCAGCTTCCTCGGTACAGGGGGTCACTCCCTGGCCGTGCTCCCAACCTGAACCGCAACAGGGAGAGAGGCCACACCCTGCTCTATGTCTATTACTTTGCGAACACCCCGCTCTTCAAGTCGGATAAATTCCGTCGCCGTTTTCGAATGGCAAAGCATGTGTTCAATTGTATCCGAGAGGGAGTGGTTGCTCATGACCCATACTTCGAGTGCAAGACGGATGCCCTTGGCAAGCTTGGATTCTCCTCTTACCAGAAATGCACCACGGCCATCCGCATGCTTGCATATGGAATTCCAGGCGATCTGGTGGATGAGTATGTGCGTATGAGTGAGACAATATGTCTGATGTCAATGTACAAGTTCTGCCAGGCTGTGATCGAGGTGTTTGGCCCGGAGTACTTGAGGCAGCCAACTGCCGCTGATACAGAGAGATTGTTGGCGACCAACACAGCTAGAGGCTTTCCAGgcatgcttggcagcatagattATATGCACCGAGAGTGGAAGaactgtccatttgcttggcagggccaGTACAAAGGGCATGTCAAAGCGTGCTCTGTCATATTAGAAGCGATGGCTTCGCAGGATCTTTGGATATGGCATTCTTTCTTCGGCATGGCAGGttctcacaatgatatcaacgtgctgcaGTGTTCTGCAGTGTTCGCAAGGCTTGCAGAAGGCCACTCCCCACCTGTCAACTTTGAGATCAACAACCACCAGTACAACAAGGGATACTATCTAGCTGATGGTATATATCCTCAGTGGTCAACTTTTGTGAAGACAATCTcgaaccccaaggtgagaagAGAAAGAGATTTGCCCAAATGCAAGAGAGTGCAAGAAAGGATGTGGAACATGCTTTTGGTGTGCTTCAATCCTGGTGGGGTATCGTTCGAAACCCTGCACTGTCATGAGATGAAAGGAAGctttgggaggtga
- the LOC109759897 gene encoding L-aspartate oxidase, chloroplastic: MAKLMGGSAGFHVQGAHMQASRPPSLSFRTCAQLEISRFCTIPRFMGVKAVNVSQQHMRHRFSSIRASALPCMQDDTTRYFDFVVIGSGVAGLRYALEVSKHGSVAIITKAEPHESNTNYAQGGVSAVLCPKDSVESHMQDTIVAGAHLCDEETVRIVCTEGPERVKELIAMGASFDHGEDGRLHLAREGGHSHNRIVHSADMTGKEIERALLQAVENDENISVFGHHFAIDLLTCQNNGEIFCYGVDSLDTKAQKVVRFISKVTLLASGGAGHIYPTTTNPPVATGDGIAMCHRAQAVISNMEFVQFHPTALSDEGLPIKPAKIRDNAFLVTEAVRGDGGILYNQSMERFMPLYDDRAELAPRDVVARSIDDQLKKRGGKYVLLDISHKPREKILAHFPNIAAECLRHGLDITQQPIPVVPAAHYMCGGVRAGLQGETSVKGLYVAGEVACTGLHGANRLASNSLLEALVFAQRAVQPSIDHMVDADADPCLAEKWARPVLSVSIKDSALSDIIEKTKKTRMELQSIMWEYVGIVRSTNRLKNAEWKIGDLESEWEEFLFRRGWKPATVGIEACEMRNLFCCAKLVVKSALARRESRGLHFTEDFPYLEESKRKPTVIFPTAIQELTWSSKPLQRQLQCK; encoded by the exons ATGGCCAAACTAATGGGCGGCTCTGCTGGCTTCCATGTGCAGGGGGCACACATGCAGGCGTCTCGCCCGCCCTCTCTCTCCTTCAGAACGTGCGCCCAGCTCGAGATCTCCAG ATTTTGCACTATCCCTCGTTTCATGGGCGTGAAGGCTGTCAATGTTTCCCAACAGCATATGAGGCACAGGTTCAGCTCCATCAGAGCCTCTGCCCTCCCATGCATGCAGGATGACACCACAAGATACTTCGATTTCGTGGTTATCGGCAGTGGTGTCGCTGGCCTAAGGTATGCCCTGGAAGTCTCGAAGCACGGCTCTGTTGCTATCATCACCAAAGCAGAGCCTCATGAGAGCAACACCAACTATGCGCAAGGCGGCGTCAGCGCCGTTCTGTGCCCCAAGGATTCTGTAGAAAGCCATATGCAAGACACAATTGTTGCAGGGGCTCATCTCTGCGACGAGGAGACCGTCAGG ATAGTATGCACAGAAGGTCCTGAGCGTGTCAAGGAGCTAATAGCCATGGGTGCTTCATTCGACCATGGTGAAGATGGCAGGCTGCACCTTGCAAGGGAAGGTGGACATTCTCACAACAGAATCGTCCATTCTGCTGATATGACTGGAAAAGAGATTGAAAGAGCGCTGCTTCAAGCGGTTGAAAATGATGAGAACATATCTGTGTTCGGCCACCACTTCGCCATTGATCTGTTGACCTGTCAG AATAATGGTGAAATCTTTTGTTACGGAGTGGATTCGTTGGACACCAAAGCTCAAAAG GTAGTCCGTTTCATCTCAAAAGTAACATTGCTTGCGTCCGGAGGAGCTGGCCATATATATCCCACAACAACCAATCCACCG GTGGCTACTGGGGATGGAATCGCAATGTGCCATCGCGCTCAGGCTGTGATATCCAATATGGA GTTTGTGCAGTTCCATCCAACTGCACTATCAGACGAAGGCCTTCCAATAAAGCCAGCTAAAATAAGAGATAATGCATTTCTTGTGACAGAAGCAGTCAGAGGAGATGGAGGAATTCTTTACAACCAATCCATGGAGAGATTTATGCCTTTATACGACGACCGTGCCGAGTTGGCACCGAGGGATGTGGTTGCAAGAAGCATAGATGATCAACTGAAGAAACGTGGAGGGAAGTATGTTCTCTTGGACATCAGCCACAAGCCAAGGGAGAAAATTCTTGCTCATTTTCCGAACATTGCAGCTGAATGCCTGCGGCACGGTCTGGACATCACACAGCAGCCCATACCTGTCGTCCCTGCAGCTCATTACATGTGCGGTGGTGTTCGGGCTGGGTTGCAAGGGGAGACGAGTGTGAAAGGCTTGTATGTCGCTGGTGAGGTTGCTTGCACTGGATTGCACGGTGCTAATCGTCTTGCAAGCAACTCATTGCTGGAAGCGTTGGTATTCGCTCAGAGAGCCGTGCAGCCCTCTATCGACCACATGGTGGATGCGGATGCTGACCCTTGTCTCGCGGAGAAATGGGCACGCCCTGTGCTCTCTGTCTCCATTAAGGACAGTGCACTGTCTGACATCATTGAGAAGACAAAGAAGACCAGGATGGAGCTGCAATCCATAATGTGGGAGTACGTCGGTATAGTGCGGTCGACGAACCGGCTGAAGAATGCAGAATGGAAGATTGGTGATCTAGAGTCAGAGTGGGAGGAATTCTTATTCAGGAGGGGCTGGAAGCCTGCCACAGTGGGGATCGAGGCCTGCGAAATGAGGAACCTCTTCTGCTGCGCAAAGCTGGTTGTGAAGAGCGCGCTTGCGAGGCGGGAGAGCCGTGGCCTGCACTTCACTGAGGACTTCCCTTACCTGGAGGAGAGCAAGAGGAAGCCTACAGTGATCTTCCCTACTGCTATCCAAGAGCTAACATGGAGTTCAAAGCCATTGCAGAGGCAGCTGCAGTGCAAATAG